The Cellulosimicrobium cellulans genome contains the following window.
CGTTCCAGCGCTTCCTCGAGCTCGGTCGCGGTGAGCGCGGTCGCGCCCTGCGCCGTGGCGCGCACCTCCGGGGCGGGGCCCGCCACCGGGCTCGTCGAGACTGCGACAGAGGCCGAGGTCCCGGTCGCGGTCGCCGAGCCGGCCGCTCGCAGACCGCCCGGGGCGTCCCCCGCGCGCCGACGACGGAGCGCGGCGACGAGCGCCGGGCCACGCAGCGCGACGAGCAGCGCCAGCCCGACGAGCACGAGAGCGGCCCAGGGGACCGCCCAGGTCTGCGCCGCGCCGTCGTCGCTCGCCGTCGCGCCGCCGCCGATCCCGACAGCGGTGGCGGTCACGTCCACGGTGGCGTCGGCGCGGCCGAGGGGTCGTACCCCGGTGACGGCGACCTCGCGCTCGAGCGCGGAGCCGGGGAGCAGCTCCGGCAGCTCCCCGTCGCTCGCGGTGGTGGCCGCCCAGCCGAACGGTCCCGTCACGGCGACGGACTCGGCGGGCACGACGCGCGCGTTCCCGGTGTTGGTCAGGGTGTACCGCACGGTCGCCGACGAGGTGCCGAACGGGTTCGCGACGTCGTGGTGGACCACCTCCACGTCGCTCACCTCGACCGCCGGGGCGAGCGCACCCTCGACGCGCGCGTGCACGCGCAGCGCGAGGCGCCGGTCGAGCGCCACCGTGGACGCCGACGCCTGCTGGACGAGGGAGGTGATGACGCCGGCCGAGTGGTCTCCGGGCGACGCGTCGGCAGGCACGGCGATGGTGAACGGGACGTCGATCGACTGGCCGGGGTCGACGGTGATCGAGCCGGACCCGAGCGTGATCCACGCGCCGAGGTCCGTCGAGCGCTCCGCCGCGGGGAGCAGGTCGAGCTGGCCCGACGTCGTCGTGAACGCGTCGGCGGCGTAGGTGCGCAGCTCCAGGCGCTGCGCGGAGCGGTTCGTCACGACGACCGTGTCGGTGATCGTGTCGCCGGGCCGGACGGCGTAGGAGAAGTTGGGCCGGTCGGTGCCGTGGTCGTTGTCGGCGGGCAGGAGGCCCCAGCTGAGGTCGCCCGTGGTGTCCCCCGCGAGGGTGGACACCACGGGCGCCGAAGGCGCCGTGGGCACCGCGCCGCCCGCCCGCGCCGTCCCCGCAGGGACGAGCGCGAGCAGGACGGCGAGCGTGCCGGTGAGCACGGCGACGAGCACGGCGACGAGCGCCGCCGCGCCCCGAGCGGGGCGGTGCGTACGGACGGGGGCGGCGGCGCGGTTCATCGGTCCGGTCAGCCCACCGCGGTGAGCGTCAGGACGCCGGTGTAGTCCCCGGCCCCCGTGTCGAGCGGCAGGCGCAGGTCGATCGCGGCCTCGGCCTGGACCGAGCCCTTCGGGTGGCCGGCGGGGGCCGACGCGAGCGTCGACGACGCCTTGAGGCCCTCGCCCTCGCCCGCGACGACGACGCGCCCGTTGCCCGCGCCCACCGTGTTGTCCCCGGCGAGCGCCGGGCCCCAGCCGAGGTGCTTGCCGGAGAAGGTCTTGGCGCCCGACGCGAAGTCGCTCACGGACCCGTTGATCGCCCACGCGGGCTGGCCCGCGCGGGTGTCGGTGATCGTCACCTTCGGCAGCACGCCGCTCGCGACGAACGAGCCGTCGCGCACGGTCGCGGTGCCGAGGCTCACGGCCGGGGTGCCCCCCTCGATCGTCCAGACGAACTCGCCCGGCTCCTCGGGCTCGTCGACCTCGGGCACGGTCACGTCGATCGGCACGTCGCCCTCGCCCGGCTCCCCGGGCTCGCCCGGACCACCCGGGTCGACGGGGCCGGCGTCGACCGTGTAGGTGACGTCGATCGGCAGGGCCGGCTTGAGGTCCTGCATGCCGCCGCAGCCGGTCGAGTAGAAGTGCGGGCGGACGCTGCCCGGCAGGGTGGTGACGAACTCGGGCGCCCAGGAGCCCCACCAGCCCGTCGCGGTGCCCGACGCGACGCAGTTGCGCGTCTGCGGCGAGCTGTCGGCGGGGTCGACCTCGATGCCCTGGAAGTCGGGCGTGATGCGGACCGTGTCGGCATCGACGACGTCGACCGAGCCCGGGGAGAACGTCACGAGGTCGAGGCGTCCGTAGCTCTGCTCGTCGACGGGGTTGCCGGACATGTCGATCCCCGCGCCGAGCGTGAACTCTGCGCTGAAGGACCCGGAGCCGTCCGCCTCGACGACGAGCTGCGGGTTCGCGTAGATCTCGTCGGGCGCGCCGAACTGGGCCGGGTAGGCGTTGACCGTGTAGCTGCCGGACCAGGCGAGCGCGAGCTCGTGCGTGTCCGCGTCGTAGGTCCCGGAGCCCTCGGTGAACTTCACGGCGTTGGGGGTCTTGCCCGCGTGCTCGGCCGGGAAGGACGTTGCCGGGACGGGGTCGACGACGTACTCCGACTGCGTCCCGCCGGAGACGCTCCCGACGAGCTGGGCGGCGTCGCCCGTGAGGTCCTTGTACGTCCAGGGCCCGAAGATGCCCTTCTGCGCGTAGCCGTTGAGGCCCCACACGAAGGAGGCCCCCTCGACCGTCTGCTCGGCCGCCTGCGCGGGCGCGGCGACCCAGACCGTGCCGAGGCCGATCGCGGCGACGGCGGCGCCGGCGACCAGCCGGTGCGTGGGTCGCGTCCGGTGTCTGTGCGTGTGCATGATGTCCTCTCGTGCCGGCGGTGCCGGCTCCTGTGCTCCGTGAGTGGTGCTCTCGTGAGTGGTGGGTGCGCGCGCTGCCCGCGTGCGCGATGCCGGGCGAACCGGCGCGACCGCCCTGCCGTCGGGTCCGGGTGCCAGCCCGGGGCCCGACGGCGGGGCGGACCTCTATCCCCGGAAGGGCAGGACGAGCCAGCCCTTCCGGAACCCGACGACCGTGCCCGCGGAGGCGAGCAGCAGCCCGGTGGTCATGAGCGCGAGCCGTTG
Protein-coding sequences here:
- a CDS encoding WxL protein peptidoglycan domain-containing protein, encoding MNRAAAPVRTHRPARGAAALVAVLVAVLTGTLAVLLALVPAGTARAGGAVPTAPSAPVVSTLAGDTTGDLSWGLLPADNDHGTDRPNFSYAVRPGDTITDTVVVTNRSAQRLELRTYAADAFTTTSGQLDLLPAAERSTDLGAWITLGSGSITVDPGQSIDVPFTIAVPADASPGDHSAGVITSLVQQASASTVALDRRLALRVHARVEGALAPAVEVSDVEVVHHDVANPFGTSSATVRYTLTNTGNARVVPAESVAVTGPFGWAATTASDGELPELLPGSALEREVAVTGVRPLGRADATVDVTATAVGIGGGATASDDGAAQTWAVPWAALVLVGLALLVALRGPALVAALRRRRAGDAPGGLRAAGSATATGTSASVAVSTSPVAGPAPEVRATAQGATALTATELEEALERARAEGRAQALAERVDRDPEG